The genomic segment GGTAGATGATAGAGCTGTAAATTTTAAAGAGAAGCTTAGCTCAAAAAAGCTTTTAGAAATTCGTAAAAAAACAGGCATGGTTTTTCAAAGCTTCAACCTCTTCCCGCACCTAACAGCGCTTCAAAATGTCACCGAAGCTCCGATCTATGTTCAAAAAAAGGATAAAAACGAAGCGATAAAAGAGGCAAAAGAGCTTTTAGCTAAAGTGGGGCTTAGTCAGAAAGAAGATACCTATCCAAACAGGCTCTCTGGCGGTCAAGCACAGCGTGTAGCCATCGCTAGAGCCCTGGCCGTAAATCCATACTTTTTGCTACTTGACGAGCCTACAAGTGCGCTTGATCCAGAGCTTGAAGCCGAAGTTTTAAAGGTTATTTTATCTCTTGCAAAAGAAAAAAAGTCTATGATCATCGTCACTCATAATATGAATTTTGCTAGAAAGATAGCTGATAGAATTTTGTTTTTAGATAAAGGTGTGATCGCGTTTGATGGCTTGGTAGATGAGTTTTTCAATAGCCAAAACGAAAGAATAAAAAGCTTCATCTCAGCTATGGATATATGAAAATTTTAGCTAGATTTTCTAGCTAAA from the Campylobacter concisus genome contains:
- a CDS encoding amino acid ABC transporter ATP-binding protein, encoding MAINFKNISKSYGDHLVLDNINTSFKEGQTTVIVGSSGCGKSTLLRCINLLEIPQSGILEVDDRAVNFKEKLSSKKLLEIRKKTGMVFQSFNLFPHLTALQNVTEAPIYVQKKDKNEAIKEAKELLAKVGLSQKEDTYPNRLSGGQAQRVAIARALAVNPYFLLLDEPTSALDPELEAEVLKVILSLAKEKKSMIIVTHNMNFARKIADRILFLDKGVIAFDGLVDEFFNSQNERIKSFISAMDI